From a region of the Deinococcus metallilatus genome:
- a CDS encoding YhgE/Pip domain-containing protein, with protein MTAPSLPDPPSPGTSRSRHRLGEDLRVLAPAERHLWRHPLMWLGTLAITAVPVLYATIYLGSVWDPYGNLQRLPVAVVNLDQGTTRDGRQVNVGRDALAELRKDPPVNLIPYRTEAEAQAAVRAGQVYFALTFPPEFSRKAVNGESSGHGLLHLYTAEGTSFFASRVGENVAKTIAADLNASLGTNRWEVVQTRLKDVQQGYRDLRTAVGRLRDGAARVDEGAGRLASGATTLADGTRQVASGAQALHQGAENLSGGVNRLTAGSAKLAGGLRQLEAAAPGREELAPLRSGAARLAQGSTDLAQGLGQLGTGAGQLSTGAGSLAAGAKRLGTGTVQLAAQAPQLASGLTQLQKGATQLSAGAGRLAAGATQLDTGTGQLVTQAPQLASGLTQLQKGAAQLSTGAASLADGATRANAGATQLAAQAPQLVGGLQDLGKGAAQLSGGAAELAAGAQAAAPGTPLAQGAQKLQGGAATLAQGIGTAAQGAGRLAAGSQQLASGTTSLQKGAQDLQAGAATLATRTGEAAQGAQRLVAGSQQLASGATSLQKGTQDLQTGAATLAARTGEAATGAQKLAAGSQQLASGTAQLQKGARDLQSGAATLAARTGEAARGARRLQTGARDLQAGVNRLANGNEQLKGALGQITAQLPAQKDLDALGNGATTLATRSGDLAGGAARVQNGARDLAGGAADLKGGTAQLRHGLNELYTRIPASTEQLGGDPGGLAQSVQVQETKTAAVANNGSALAPYFMALALWVGVTLTTFLFPYNTLEERGRGTRPLARVLRKAAVPALVVTAQALLVVLGVHLLGVDYGNLGGVLLTSVASSLTFLAVVLALVTLLGSAGRLLALILLILQLAASGGTYPVELSGSFFQWLNPLIPIADTVRALRATIFGSYEGVYAPQLWRLAATFGIAFLLALLGRRWLFVPEGRLRPAILSDGQQ; from the coding sequence ATGACTGCCCCCTCCCTCCCCGATCCCCCTTCCCCCGGGACCTCCCGCTCGCGGCACCGTCTGGGGGAGGACCTGCGGGTCCTGGCCCCGGCGGAGCGCCATCTGTGGCGGCATCCGCTGATGTGGCTGGGCACGCTCGCCATCACGGCGGTGCCGGTGCTGTACGCCACGATCTACCTGGGGAGCGTCTGGGACCCCTACGGCAACCTCCAGCGCCTGCCGGTGGCCGTCGTCAATCTGGACCAGGGCACCACCCGGGATGGGCGGCAGGTCAACGTGGGGCGCGACGCGCTGGCCGAACTCCGCAAGGACCCCCCCGTGAACCTGATCCCCTACCGCACCGAGGCGGAGGCGCAGGCGGCCGTGCGGGCGGGCCAGGTGTACTTTGCCCTCACCTTCCCCCCCGAGTTCAGCCGCAAGGCCGTGAACGGCGAGAGCAGCGGCCACGGCCTGCTGCACCTCTACACCGCCGAGGGCACCAGCTTCTTCGCCAGCCGGGTGGGCGAGAATGTCGCCAAGACCATCGCCGCCGACCTCAACGCCAGTCTGGGCACCAACCGCTGGGAGGTGGTGCAGACCCGCCTGAAGGACGTGCAGCAGGGCTACCGTGATCTCCGAACCGCCGTGGGCCGCCTGCGCGACGGGGCCGCCAGAGTGGACGAGGGCGCGGGCCGTCTCGCCTCGGGGGCGACCACGCTGGCGGACGGCACCCGGCAGGTGGCGAGCGGCGCGCAGGCGCTCCACCAGGGGGCGGAGAACCTCTCCGGCGGCGTGAACCGTCTCACGGCGGGCAGCGCGAAGCTGGCGGGCGGGCTGCGCCAACTGGAAGCCGCCGCGCCCGGCCGCGAGGAACTGGCGCCGCTCCGCAGCGGGGCCGCCCGGCTGGCGCAGGGCAGCACGGATCTGGCGCAGGGGCTGGGTCAGCTCGGAACGGGGGCGGGGCAGCTCAGCACGGGTGCGGGGAGCCTGGCGGCTGGGGCCAAGCGGCTGGGTACGGGCACCGTCCAACTCGCCGCCCAGGCCCCGCAGCTTGCCAGCGGCCTCACCCAGCTTCAGAAAGGGGCCACGCAGCTTTCCGCCGGGGCCGGTCGTCTCGCCGCCGGGGCCACGCAACTGGACACCGGCACCGGGCAACTGGTCACCCAGGCGCCGCAACTCGCCAGCGGCCTGACCCAGCTCCAGAAGGGCGCGGCCCAGCTCTCCACCGGCGCCGCCAGCCTCGCGGACGGGGCGACCCGCGCGAATGCCGGGGCCACTCAACTCGCCGCGCAGGCTCCGCAGCTCGTGGGCGGCCTGCAAGACCTCGGGAAAGGGGCCGCGCAGCTTTCCGGCGGGGCCGCCGAACTGGCCGCCGGTGCCCAGGCCGCCGCCCCCGGGACGCCGCTGGCGCAGGGGGCACAGAAGCTGCAAGGCGGCGCGGCGACGCTGGCCCAGGGCATCGGAACCGCCGCGCAGGGAGCCGGGCGGCTGGCGGCGGGAAGCCAGCAACTGGCTAGCGGGACGACCTCGCTCCAAAAGGGGGCCCAGGACCTCCAGGCCGGAGCCGCCACCCTGGCCACCCGCACCGGTGAGGCGGCCCAGGGGGCACAGCGCCTCGTGGCCGGAAGTCAGCAGCTCGCCAGCGGGGCGACCTCGCTCCAGAAGGGGACCCAGGACCTCCAGACGGGAGCCGCGACCCTCGCTGCGCGCACGGGTGAAGCCGCGACGGGCGCGCAGAAGCTCGCGGCCGGGAGCCAGCAGCTCGCCAGCGGAACGGCCCAGCTTCAGAAGGGCGCGCGGGACCTCCAGAGCGGAGCCGCCACCCTCGCGGCCCGCACCGGGGAGGCCGCGCGGGGTGCCCGGCGGCTTCAGACCGGGGCCAGGGACCTCCAGGCCGGGGTGAACCGGCTGGCGAACGGCAACGAGCAGCTCAAGGGGGCGCTGGGTCAGATCACCGCCCAGTTGCCTGCCCAAAAGGACCTCGACGCGCTCGGGAACGGGGCGACCACCCTAGCAACCCGCAGCGGCGACCTGGCGGGCGGCGCGGCCCGCGTGCAGAACGGGGCGCGGGACCTGGCGGGCGGGGCGGCGGACCTCAAGGGCGGGACGGCGCAGCTCCGTCACGGCCTGAACGAACTGTATACCCGCATTCCCGCCTCCACCGAACAGCTCGGCGGCGACCCGGGCGGCCTCGCCCAGAGCGTGCAGGTGCAGGAGACGAAGACGGCCGCCGTCGCCAACAACGGCAGCGCGCTCGCCCCCTACTTCATGGCGCTGGCCCTGTGGGTCGGCGTGACCCTCACCACTTTCCTGTTTCCGTACAACACGCTGGAGGAACGGGGGCGCGGGACCCGCCCGCTGGCCCGCGTGCTGCGCAAGGCCGCCGTGCCCGCCCTGGTCGTGACCGCGCAGGCGCTGCTGGTGGTGCTGGGGGTGCATTTGCTGGGTGTGGACTACGGCAACCTGGGCGGCGTGCTGCTGACCAGCGTGGCGAGCAGCCTCACCTTCCTGGCGGTGGTGCTGGCGCTGGTGACCCTGCTGGGCAGTGCCGGGCGGCTGCTGGCGCTGATCCTGCTGATCCTGCAACTCGCGGCCAGCGGGGGCACCTACCCGGTCGAACTCTCCGGTTCGTTCTTCCAGTGGCTCAACCCCCTGATTCCGATTGCCGACACGGTGAGGGCGCTCCGTGCCACCATCTTCGGCTCCTACGAGGGTGTCTACGCCCCGCAGCTCTGGCGGCTCGCGGCCACCTTCGGGATCGCCTTCCTGCTCGCCCTGCTGGGCCGCCGCTGGCTGTTCGTGCCCGAGGGCCGGTTGCGGCCCGCGATCCTGAGTGACGGACAGCAGTAA
- a CDS encoding helix-turn-helix domain-containing protein, producing the protein MTVSAPPKRLASPDRRAQILDAAEALFIERGFEGVAMPDLAARLGTSRPTIYSYFTSTGEMLAALLDARLAALWERIAPLLPHLASGTPQDFARLTRELLHERELLLLLHSGGGPIFRAHRCTFLQGLETRLGAALPPNAERHPHLLRLVILTLEAAALAALHGDLPASDELGAAVGAFVRGGLDVALARAQPPGEGKAES; encoded by the coding sequence ATGACCGTTTCCGCCCCTCCCAAACGTCTCGCGTCACCGGATCGCCGCGCGCAGATTCTGGACGCCGCCGAGGCGCTGTTTATCGAACGCGGCTTCGAGGGTGTCGCGATGCCGGACCTGGCCGCCCGGCTGGGCACCTCGCGGCCCACCATCTACAGCTACTTCACGTCCACGGGCGAGATGCTCGCGGCGCTGCTGGACGCGCGGCTGGCGGCGCTATGGGAGCGCATCGCGCCGCTGCTCCCGCACCTGGCCAGCGGCACCCCGCAGGACTTCGCGCGGCTGACCCGCGAGCTGCTGCACGAACGCGAACTGCTGCTGCTGCTGCACAGCGGCGGCGGTCCGATCTTCCGCGCCCACCGCTGCACTTTTCTGCAAGGCCTGGAAACGCGGCTGGGTGCCGCCCTTCCCCCCAACGCCGAGCGGCACCCGCACCTGCTGCGGCTGGTGATCCTGACGCTGGAAGCCGCCGCGCTGGCCGCCCTGCACGGCGACCTGCCCGCCAGCGACGAACTCGGCGCTGCGGTCGGCGCGTTCGTGCGTGGCGGTCTGGACGTTGCCCTGGCCCGCGCGCAGCCGCCCGGCGAGGGGAAAGCGGAAAGCTGA
- a CDS encoding diguanylate cyclase domain-containing protein: MERSAPRDDLTRLHTRAAFQVDLAERAAAPGDCALLLCDLDHLKLINDTFGHLAGDEALRALAATLRAHLRPGWQAYRLSGDEFAVLADVPCAALAAWGQTLLAALAARPDRALRVSMGVADLGPLTRDPQALFAQADARLYTAKRGGRGRVVQEDAAPGRPGQGHGPQHRLLERDGARAQAVAFLQAARLHAGRLVVQAPPGSGLSAFLYELDLIAQSLGYQTLRVQGDAARARRQHGAWATATLNTVPQEAPPAALAAQVQPGGPLAVLLDNPDHLDPHTRADLGGLLDRAQAVILGQTHGQAVPAGQTTLLLSPLTDPAVAALAEAQAGEALGEEAHAWLARRTEGLPARLSPWLSALLLEARLRRQPVRALTQAPPEDWELAVSRHVPQGTPPRLPYLYGRAAELREAALLLRDHALLTVTGPSGRGKTRLAQQLLCEVRPTLAGGAYEVALSGVRSPDLTLARIAEALVGTAVAPADLHAVGRLLERRPTLLLLDAPEPYTLPAATLETLLARSPSTRVIVTAAAPLGLHGEAVLPLAPLPDSTVAATLAEQVPGGPKDAAALDRLTGEVGGEPGTLEVLLPLVRTFGLSGAVAHLRRGGPGRRAGGAPWPELGATERRVLAALSTFAGPFDLPWAEHVSEASPFLLSALLDHHLLQPVGGGLYRLPDTLLRRGQTHLRRYPGARRSAEERALARAQATLTAHPPESAAWFLHLDTQYPVLRALLAGHLRSPAPPGPALIRLLLGVTPYRLARTYLYDAREDLQTALHALSGAPTRLTADLQLALAITLQHLGQNGEAQRTVAEAHASAELLGDGELLTRSLLTRARILHRRSAYAQAHALFVSAGAQAQALGAPLLCVRALGGLARSAVYLGDLAAAQTHVQEALRQAEDLGQPQLHAELLNTAAMVATEARDLSRASELFNQALALHESYGGLAGQTLNLTGLAWVALLRGEYGLSVRLSRRVLRQAQDAGSGWEIANALVNLGHALARLGEQAEARASHTEGARLAAQCDAPSVLAEALGGLADLLARDGRPGEARALLDLALTHPGANAEVRGFFAPLHGALTAQAAWPLPAPLLPLLAELKVPLPRMEENTSSPGVQAVQNLSGT; the protein is encoded by the coding sequence ATGGAGCGGTCTGCGCCCCGGGACGACCTGACACGCCTGCATACCCGGGCGGCCTTCCAGGTGGACCTGGCGGAGCGGGCCGCGGCGCCGGGCGACTGCGCGCTGCTGCTGTGTGACCTCGACCACCTGAAGCTGATCAACGATACCTTCGGGCACCTCGCGGGCGACGAGGCGTTGCGGGCACTGGCGGCCACCCTGCGCGCGCACCTGCGCCCCGGCTGGCAGGCCTACCGCCTGAGCGGGGACGAGTTCGCGGTGCTGGCCGACGTGCCCTGCGCCGCGCTCGCGGCCTGGGGCCAGACGCTGCTGGCGGCGCTGGCCGCCCGGCCGGACCGTGCCCTGCGGGTCAGCATGGGCGTGGCGGACCTCGGCCCACTCACCCGTGACCCGCAGGCGCTGTTCGCACAGGCGGACGCCCGGCTGTACACCGCCAAACGCGGCGGCCGGGGCCGGGTGGTGCAGGAGGACGCGGCCCCCGGACGGCCCGGCCAGGGGCACGGGCCGCAGCACCGCCTGCTGGAACGTGACGGGGCCAGGGCGCAGGCGGTGGCCTTCTTGCAAGCCGCCCGCCTGCACGCCGGGCGCCTGGTGGTGCAGGCCCCGCCCGGCAGCGGCCTGAGCGCCTTTTTGTACGAACTGGACCTGATCGCGCAGAGCCTGGGCTACCAGACCCTGCGGGTCCAGGGCGACGCGGCCCGGGCCCGGCGACAGCACGGCGCCTGGGCGACAGCCACGCTGAACACCGTCCCGCAGGAGGCGCCGCCAGCGGCCCTCGCCGCGCAGGTGCAGCCGGGAGGACCGCTGGCCGTGCTGCTGGACAACCCGGATCACCTGGACCCCCACACCCGCGCGGACCTGGGCGGGCTGCTGGACCGCGCCCAGGCCGTGATCCTCGGGCAAACCCACGGGCAGGCGGTCCCGGCGGGCCAGACCACGCTGCTCCTCTCGCCCCTGACGGACCCCGCCGTCGCGGCGCTGGCCGAGGCGCAGGCCGGGGAGGCGCTGGGTGAGGAGGCCCACGCCTGGCTGGCCCGCCGCACCGAGGGCCTGCCCGCCCGGCTGTCCCCCTGGCTGTCGGCGCTGCTGCTGGAAGCCCGCCTGCGCCGCCAGCCGGTCCGGGCCCTCACCCAGGCGCCCCCCGAGGACTGGGAGCTGGCGGTTTCCCGGCACGTGCCGCAGGGCACACCGCCCCGGCTGCCCTACCTGTACGGCCGCGCGGCGGAGCTGCGGGAAGCGGCGCTCCTGCTGCGCGACCACGCGCTGCTGACCGTCACCGGGCCGTCGGGGCGCGGCAAGACCCGCCTGGCCCAGCAACTGCTCTGCGAGGTGCGCCCCACCTTGGCGGGCGGCGCGTACGAGGTGGCCCTGAGCGGCGTGCGGAGCCCGGACCTGACCCTGGCCCGGATCGCGGAGGCGCTGGTCGGCACAGCGGTCGCCCCGGCCGACCTGCACGCCGTGGGACGGCTGCTGGAGCGGCGGCCCACGCTGCTGCTGCTCGACGCGCCGGAGCCCTACACGCTGCCCGCCGCGACCCTGGAAACGCTGCTGGCCCGCAGCCCGTCCACCCGCGTGATCGTGACCGCCGCCGCTCCGCTGGGCCTGCACGGGGAGGCCGTGCTGCCCCTCGCGCCGCTCCCCGACTCTACCGTCGCCGCGACCCTGGCCGAACAGGTTCCCGGTGGGCCAAAGGACGCCGCGGCCCTGGACCGGCTGACCGGTGAGGTGGGGGGGGAGCCGGGCACGCTGGAAGTCCTGCTCCCGCTGGTGCGGACCTTCGGCCTCAGCGGGGCGGTGGCGCACCTGCGGCGCGGGGGACCGGGGCGGCGGGCGGGCGGCGCCCCCTGGCCGGAACTGGGGGCAACGGAGCGGCGGGTGCTGGCGGCGCTGAGCACCTTTGCCGGTCCCTTCGACCTGCCCTGGGCCGAACATGTGTCGGAAGCCTCCCCCTTCCTGCTGTCGGCGCTGCTCGACCACCACCTGCTGCAACCGGTCGGCGGCGGCCTGTACCGCCTGCCGGACACGCTGCTGCGCCGGGGGCAGACGCACCTGCGGCGGTATCCGGGTGCGCGCCGCTCCGCGGAGGAACGCGCCCTGGCGCGCGCCCAGGCCACACTGACCGCCCACCCGCCCGAGAGCGCGGCGTGGTTCCTGCACCTCGACACGCAGTATCCGGTGCTGCGGGCCCTGTTGGCGGGGCATCTGCGGTCCCCGGCACCGCCCGGCCCGGCGCTGATCCGGTTGCTGCTGGGCGTCACGCCCTACCGCCTGGCGCGCACGTACCTGTACGACGCGCGCGAGGACCTGCAAACCGCCCTCCACGCCCTGTCCGGCGCCCCCACCCGGCTGACGGCCGATCTGCAACTGGCGCTGGCCATCACCCTGCAACACCTCGGGCAGAACGGGGAGGCGCAGCGGACGGTCGCGGAGGCCCACGCCAGCGCCGAACTTCTGGGGGACGGCGAACTGCTCACCCGTTCCCTGCTGACCCGGGCGCGCATCCTGCACCGCCGCAGCGCCTACGCGCAGGCCCACGCGCTGTTCGTGTCCGCCGGGGCGCAGGCACAGGCGCTCGGCGCCCCGCTCCTGTGCGTGCGGGCGCTGGGCGGCCTAGCCCGCAGCGCGGTCTATCTGGGCGACCTCGCCGCCGCGCAGACCCACGTGCAGGAGGCGCTGCGCCAGGCGGAGGACCTGGGGCAACCCCAGCTCCACGCCGAGCTGCTCAACACGGCCGCGATGGTCGCCACCGAGGCCCGCGACCTCTCCCGGGCGAGCGAACTCTTCAATCAGGCCCTGGCGCTGCACGAGAGCTACGGCGGGTTAGCGGGCCAGACGCTGAACCTCACCGGGCTGGCCTGGGTGGCGCTGCTGCGCGGCGAGTACGGCCTCAGCGTGCGCCTGAGCCGCCGCGTGCTGCGCCAGGCCCAGGACGCGGGCAGCGGCTGGGAAATCGCCAACGCCCTGGTGAACCTCGGGCACGCGCTGGCCCGCCTCGGGGAACAGGCCGAGGCCCGGGCCTCGCACACCGAGGGCGCGCGCCTCGCCGCCCAGTGCGACGCGCCCTCGGTGCTCGCGGAGGCCCTGGGCGGCCTGGCCGACCTGCTGGCCCGCGACGGCCGCCCCGGCGAGGCGCGTGCCCTGCTGGACCTGGCCCTGACCCATCCCGGAGCCAACGCCGAGGTGCGGGGTTTCTTCGCCCCGCTGCACGGCGCCCTGACCGCCCAGGCCGCCTGGCCGCTGCCCGCCCCGCTCCTGCCCCTGCTGGCCGAACTGAAGGTGCCGCTCCCGCGAATGGAGGAGAACACCTCCTCACCGGGCGTTCAGGCCGTCCAGAATCTCAGTGGGACGTAG
- a CDS encoding alpha/beta hydrolase, whose protein sequence is MPLDPHLKEVLLQMAAAPQPNGLEEMRAAVIANSARMPRREVTIAGTRDLTIPGPAGGLPARLYTPEGEGPHPLTVYFHGGGFVAYSIETHDSVCRELCAVANTAVLSVDYRLAPEHRFPAGVDDAYAALVWAAAHGEELGADTSRLAVAGDSAGASLSIACTLRARDEDGPRIRAQLLIYPAADFVNVERYPSRRENAEGYFLTEERMKFFGQMYLADPTHAAHPHVSPLHAADLRGLPPALVLTAEFDPLRDEGVAYAEALNAAGGRATHQPGPGMIHGFANMTALSPAAAALLDQAAAWLKAELA, encoded by the coding sequence ATGCCCCTCGACCCCCACCTGAAAGAAGTCCTGCTCCAGATGGCCGCCGCCCCCCAGCCGAACGGCCTGGAGGAGATGCGCGCCGCCGTGATCGCCAACTCGGCCCGGATGCCCAGGCGTGAGGTGACCATCGCCGGGACACGCGACCTCACCATTCCCGGCCCGGCCGGAGGGCTGCCCGCCCGGCTGTACACGCCGGAAGGGGAGGGGCCGCACCCGCTGACCGTCTATTTCCACGGCGGCGGCTTTGTGGCCTATTCCATCGAGACGCATGACAGCGTGTGCCGCGAGCTGTGCGCGGTGGCGAACACTGCCGTCCTGAGCGTGGACTACCGCCTCGCCCCCGAACACCGCTTCCCGGCGGGCGTGGATGACGCCTACGCCGCGCTGGTCTGGGCCGCCGCACATGGGGAAGAACTGGGGGCGGACACTTCGCGCCTGGCAGTGGCCGGGGACAGCGCGGGGGCCAGCCTGTCCATCGCCTGCACCCTGCGCGCCCGCGACGAGGACGGCCCCCGCATCCGCGCGCAACTGCTGATCTACCCCGCCGCCGACTTCGTGAACGTGGAACGCTATCCCAGCCGCCGCGAGAACGCCGAGGGGTACTTCCTGACCGAAGAGCGCATGAAGTTCTTCGGCCAGATGTACCTCGCGGACCCCACGCACGCGGCACACCCGCACGTCTCCCCGCTGCACGCCGCCGACCTCCGGGGCCTGCCGCCCGCCCTGGTGCTGACCGCCGAGTTCGACCCGCTGCGTGACGAGGGCGTTGCCTATGCTGAGGCGCTGAACGCGGCGGGGGGCCGCGCCACGCATCAGCCCGGCCCCGGCATGATTCACGGCTTTGCGAATATGACCGCGCTTTCGCCCGCCGCTGCCGCGCTGCTGGATCAGGCGGCGGCGTGGCTGAAGGCGGAGCTGGCGTAG
- a CDS encoding histidine phosphatase family protein, whose amino-acid sequence MSQLILVRHGQATPFEADTDRLSPLGEAQARAVGAYLAEAGLEPTDVICGSLVRQRESARLAAEAAGGGWPAPRIDSRLAEYDGDGLTRVLAPLLAARDPEFGALVRTYERERQGTERNRHLQRMLEPLTAAYLRGELTHAEVESWADFRARIHAFLHELLTGPSGRTVLAFTSGGVIGVTVAAVLRAPDASALTLNWRVKNGSLTRLTYGGGRSSLDSFNETAHLPGELSSWR is encoded by the coding sequence ATGAGCCAACTGATCCTCGTCCGTCACGGTCAGGCCACCCCCTTCGAGGCCGATACCGACCGCCTCTCCCCACTGGGCGAAGCGCAGGCCCGGGCGGTGGGGGCGTATCTGGCCGAGGCCGGATTGGAGCCGACCGACGTGATCTGCGGCTCGCTCGTCCGGCAGCGTGAGAGCGCCCGGCTCGCGGCGGAGGCGGCGGGTGGGGGTTGGCCCGCACCCCGGATCGACTCCCGCCTCGCGGAATACGACGGCGACGGCCTGACCCGCGTCCTCGCGCCGTTGCTGGCCGCGCGTGACCCCGAATTCGGCGCCCTGGTCCGCACCTATGAACGGGAGCGGCAGGGCACCGAGCGCAACCGCCACCTTCAGCGGATGCTCGAACCCCTCACCGCCGCCTACCTGCGCGGCGAGCTGACCCACGCGGAAGTGGAATCCTGGGCCGACTTCCGCGCCCGTATCCACGCCTTCCTGCACGAGTTGTTGACCGGCCCCTCCGGGCGCACAGTGCTGGCCTTCACGTCCGGTGGCGTGATCGGTGTGACCGTGGCCGCCGTGCTACGTGCCCCCGATGCCTCGGCCCTCACGCTGAACTGGCGCGTCAAGAATGGCAGCCTCACCCGCCTGACCTACGGCGGCGGGCGCTCCAGCCTCGACAGCTTCAACGAAACCGCTCACCTGCCAGGAGAACTCTCGTCCTGGCGCTAA
- a CDS encoding phosphotransferase family protein: protein MTRPDTAPVRPGEELPLPALRDALRGKVEGDVDALTVEQFPGGFSNLTYLVRLGEGEGAREYVLRRAPLGPVAAKAHDMPREYRLLERVHPVLPVAPEPVLLVEDASVIGAPFYLMERRRGTVVRTKLPPEYASLPDAPRQLSEALADTLADLHAVDIDAAGLRDLGKPEGFNTRQVEGWASRWRRARTDDLPPPGELHDEDVIAWLLAHTPTESAHTLVHNDFKLDNLMLDPADPSHVVALLDWEMTTVGDPLVDLGLTLTYWTMPEQPGREVSHVGANAPGFLSREEFLERYAQRSGRDVSNVAWYEVLGHFKLAVIVQQIYARYRAGQTKDPRFAPLGQQAQWLIGEAWRRIQAEAA from the coding sequence ATGACCCGCCCCGATACCGCCCCCGTTCGTCCCGGCGAGGAATTGCCCCTCCCGGCTCTGCGTGACGCGCTGCGCGGGAAGGTGGAAGGCGACGTGGACGCCCTCACCGTCGAGCAGTTCCCCGGCGGCTTCTCCAACCTGACCTACCTCGTGCGGCTGGGGGAGGGGGAAGGCGCCCGCGAGTACGTCCTGCGCCGCGCTCCCCTTGGCCCGGTGGCGGCGAAGGCCCACGACATGCCGCGCGAGTACCGGCTGCTGGAACGGGTCCATCCGGTGCTGCCCGTCGCGCCCGAACCCGTGCTGCTGGTCGAAGACGCCTCGGTGATCGGTGCCCCCTTCTACCTGATGGAACGGCGGCGCGGCACGGTGGTGCGGACCAAGCTCCCCCCGGAATATGCCTCTCTGCCTGATGCTCCCCGTCAACTCTCGGAGGCGCTGGCCGATACTCTCGCGGACCTGCACGCCGTCGACATCGACGCGGCGGGCCTGCGCGACCTCGGCAAGCCGGAAGGCTTCAACACCCGGCAGGTGGAAGGCTGGGCGTCGAGATGGCGCCGCGCCCGGACGGACGACCTGCCCCCGCCGGGCGAACTGCACGACGAGGACGTGATCGCCTGGCTGCTGGCCCACACGCCGACCGAATCCGCCCATACCCTCGTCCACAACGACTTCAAGCTCGATAACCTGATGCTCGATCCGGCGGACCCCTCACATGTGGTGGCCCTGCTCGACTGGGAGATGACCACCGTGGGTGATCCCCTGGTGGACCTGGGCCTCACCCTCACCTACTGGACGATGCCCGAACAGCCGGGCCGGGAGGTCAGCCACGTGGGGGCGAATGCTCCGGGATTCCTGAGCCGCGAGGAATTCCTTGAGCGGTATGCACAGCGCAGCGGGCGGGACGTGTCGAACGTGGCGTGGTACGAGGTGCTGGGCCACTTCAAGCTGGCGGTGATCGTGCAGCAGATTTACGCCCGTTACCGCGCCGGGCAGACCAAAGACCCCCGCTTCGCGCCGCTGGGCCAGCAGGCGCAGTGGCTGATCGGGGAGGCGTGGCGGCGAATTCAGGCCGAGGCCGCATGA
- a CDS encoding SDR family NAD(P)-dependent oxidoreductase: MEFQNKVIVVTGAASGIGLALATRFVQEGATVIASDRNVEGGEAQAAQIGARFVPADVSQEEGVANLIADVLRQEGRIDLFCSNAGIAVGAGPETENRVWDLIYRVNVLSHVWAARHLLPHFLERGEGYFLNTASAAGLLTELHSAPYAVTKHGALAFAEWLAITYADRGIKVSALCPEGVWTPMIQNAPILQQTAITTDELVDVTLQALREERFLITTHPTTLPGFQLKAQDYGTWIGKMARLRGKAMALLEGQQAAFPSSEAPRTEGHS, translated from the coding sequence ATGGAATTCCAGAACAAAGTCATCGTCGTCACCGGCGCCGCTTCCGGCATCGGCCTCGCGCTCGCCACGCGCTTCGTGCAGGAAGGCGCGACCGTGATCGCCTCTGACCGCAACGTGGAGGGGGGAGAGGCGCAGGCGGCACAGATCGGCGCGCGCTTTGTCCCGGCAGACGTGTCGCAGGAGGAAGGCGTCGCCAACCTGATCGCGGACGTGCTGCGCCAGGAGGGCCGCATTGACCTCTTCTGCTCGAACGCCGGGATCGCCGTGGGCGCAGGGCCGGAAACCGAGAACCGTGTCTGGGACCTGATCTACCGTGTGAACGTGCTGAGCCACGTCTGGGCCGCGCGGCACCTGCTCCCGCATTTTCTGGAACGCGGCGAGGGCTACTTCCTCAACACGGCTTCGGCGGCGGGTCTGCTGACCGAACTGCACTCCGCTCCCTACGCGGTCACCAAACACGGGGCACTGGCCTTCGCAGAGTGGCTGGCGATCACCTACGCCGACCGGGGCATCAAGGTGTCGGCCCTCTGCCCGGAAGGCGTCTGGACGCCGATGATCCAGAACGCGCCGATCCTCCAGCAGACGGCTATCACGACGGACGAACTGGTGGACGTGACCTTGCAGGCCCTGCGCGAGGAGAGGTTCCTGATCACCACGCACCCGACCACCCTGCCGGGCTTCCAGCTCAAGGCGCAGGATTACGGGACGTGGATCGGCAAGATGGCCCGGCTGCGTGGCAAGGCGATGGCGCTCCTGGAGGGCCAGCAGGCGGCCTTCCCGTCCAGCGAGGCCCCCCGCACCGAGGGCCATTCATGA
- a CDS encoding type II toxin-antitoxin system VapC family toxin encodes MTLPDAEAWLDDFGIEVDWTLGRAVWRRVGEAHAQYVVRRRRSGGGFPRRIVTDYLIGAHAEVNGLPLFTLNPEDYTSFTELRVVIP; translated from the coding sequence ATGACCCTGCCCGATGCCGAAGCCTGGCTTGACGATTTCGGGATCGAAGTGGACTGGACGCTGGGGCGTGCGGTGTGGCGACGGGTGGGTGAGGCGCATGCGCAGTACGTGGTCCGTCGCCGCAGGTCCGGTGGTGGGTTCCCCCGACGCATCGTCACGGATTACCTGATCGGCGCCCACGCCGAGGTGAACGGCCTGCCCCTCTTCACCCTCAATCCCGAGGACTACACCTCCTTTACGGAGCTGAGGGTGGTTATCCCCTGA